The following are encoded together in the Brassica napus cultivar Da-Ae chromosome A9, Da-Ae, whole genome shotgun sequence genome:
- the LOC106366191 gene encoding transcription factor GTE10 isoform X2 produces MGKARKHSRGMQAVERDDFGYPRGTDSEMEEEAPVRKRSRFSLNGGDRFGVPKEVLSLSNMLRSEREHLVHRLRMELEQVRELRRKVECFSSDRVMLSPYSDLHSCSDGSRRMPTQGKKRRPLRNDKQRSKKGPSRHDVPTGSTVAALMKECQTLVDRLWSHKLGFPFRIPVDPVLLNIPDYFTVIKHPMDLGTIRSRLRNGEYSSPLDFAADVRLTFSNSMAYNPPGNQYHKMARDLSAYFESRWKTIEKKIPVMEPPVTYLTSSASLESEVPYNVPPPRKNTASVNESKLRVEPPKLVMTDDEKKKLSQDLDALEEFPQNIVDLLKEQIGNDDLSGEVEIEIDIETLSDETLFMVRKLLDDYLKDRKKSQEKSEHCEMEIAHDSGFSNSTLQPSKGDLLIDEDVDIIGGNDPPVSSHPPHKIEKDDACRNNECSSSSSSSRESGSSSSDSDSCSSSRSETDFTKASNPTSTEEPGVDINGEKIVVNDSLNESCQVEHDVREKSTSMAALNVLTEEETAPLERQDSPGKRQRAALLKNRFADTIMKAREKTLTKGEKGDPEKLRIEREKFEKRLREENLRLQAEAKAVEEARRKAKAEAAEKARREREQEREAARQALQKLEKTVEIDEGRRFMEDLEMLRATGAEGDQLPTFMEEMSPKCSPDMLGSFKMEGNSNPLEQLGLYMKMDEDEDDEEDEPHFRQGEVDEQTLDRKERFTLSPHGVEREDQLDNGNKKPASQKAQDNGNQEDEKFINQKEGEEQIENGPVSLHGEEGEDRVGSGSEGREEVVSEKAQDSVNHEDEELINQNEGGREQLEIVPEQEIGVEDKGDEEAGIVDMVGVETEVVEMVKVDTEEVDTREQETEVVGNGEKETEVGGMGEQDNGIEDKGDEEAEMYNKDEEAGIVDMEGKETEVVDMVKVETEVVDMREQETEVVDMVKVENEIGGMGEQDNGIEYKGDEEVEVVDNKDEEAGIVDMGEEETEGVDMVKEVETEGVDMREQEETEAVDNVEKETEVVVMGKKENEIGGIREEETEVVHKREEETEVVENGEEETEVVDMGDEETEVVQTREEEEVVGKGQEVSESLHKRDEESEVVEEQTE; encoded by the exons ATGGGTAAAGCGAGGAAGCATTCTAGAGGGATGCAAGCTGTTGAGCGTGATGACTTTGGTTACCCGCGTGGGACGGATAGTGAGATGGAGGAGGAGGCGCCCGTGAGGAAAAGGAGTCGTTTTAGCTTGAATGGTGGAGATAGATTTGGTGTTCCTAAAGAGGTTTTGTCTTTGTCGAATATGCTAAGGTCTGAGAGAGAGCATTTAGTTCACAGGCTCAGGATGGAGCTTGAACAGGTCAGGGAGCTTCGTAGGAAGGTTGAATGTTTTAGTTCAGATAGGGTTATGTTGTCTCCGTATAGCGATCTTCATAGTTGCAGTGATGGGTCTCGGAGGATGCCTACACAGGGGAAAAAGCGTCGTCCTTTGCGGAATGATAAGCAGCGGAGTAAGAAAGGGCCATCTCGGCATGATGTCCCAACAGGCTCTACAGTTGCTGCATTGATGAAGGAGTGCCAGACGTTGGTCGATCGTCTATGGTCACATAAGTTGGGGTTTCCATTTCGCATTCCTGTTGATCCAGTTCTGCTGAATATTCCAGACTATTTTACTGTGATTAAGCACCCGATGGATCTTGGAACGATAAGAAGCAGACTGCGTAATGGGGAATACTCTAGTCCTTTGGACTTTGCAGCAGATGTGCGTCTTACGTTTTCAAATTCCATGGCTTACAACCCTCCTGGAAACCAGTACCATAAAATGGCTCGAGATCTCAGCGCATATTTTGAGTCGAGATGGAAAACTATAGAGAAGAAGATACCTGTGATGGAACCACCAGTCACGTACCTAACCAGTTCTGCTTCTCTGGAGTCTGAAGTCCCGTATAATGTACCACCACCAAGAAAGAATACAGCTTCAGTGAACGAGAGCAAGTTGAGGGTGGAACCTCCGAAGTTGGTCATGACAgatgatgagaagaaaaaactaAGCCAAGATTTGGACGCGTTAGAAGAGTTCCCACAAAACATTGTTGATCTCCTGAAAGAGCAAATTGGCAATGATGACCTATCTGGGGAAGTTGAGATTGAGATTGATATAGAGACGCTTTCAGACGAAACCTTGTTCATGGTTCGGAAACTCCTGGATGATTATCTAAAGGACAGAAAGAAATCACAGGAGAAGAGTGAACATTGTGAGATGGAG ATAGCTCATGACTCTGGATTCAGTAATTCCACTCTGCAGCCTAGTAAAG GTGATCTGCTAATTGACGAGGATGTTGACATAATTGGTGGAAATGACCCCCCTGTTTCTAGCCATCCCCCTCACAAGATAGAAAAAGATGATGCATGTAGAAACAATGAATGCAGCAGTTCGAGTAGCTCCAGTAGGGAATCAGGCTCTTCATCTAGTG ATTCTGATTCTTGTAGTTCCTCTAGGAGTGAAACAGATTTCACTAAAGCTTCAAATCCTACGAGCACAGAG GAACCAGGAGTTGATATCAACGGTGAAAAGATTGTTGTAAATG ATTCTTTAAATGAGTCTTGTCAAGTTGAGCATGATGTTCGGGAAAAGTCAACCTCCATGGCTGCATTAAATGTCCTTACAGAGG AGGAGACGGCTCCACTTGAGAGGCAAGATTCCCCAGGAAAGCGTCAGCGCGCGGCTTTGTTGAAAAATCGCTTTGCTGATACCATTATGAAAGCTCGAGAGAAGACACTAACTAAG GGTGAAAAAGGAGATCCTGAAAAACTAAGGATAGAAAGAGAGAAGTTTGAAAAACGGCTCAGGGAAG AAAACCTACGGTTACAAGCCGAGGCCAAAGCTGTTGAAGAGGCTAGGAGGAAAGCCAAGGCAGAAGCTGCAGAGAAAGCAAGGAGGGAAAGAGAGCAAGAGAGAGAAGCTGCACGACAAGCCTTACAAAAG CTGGAAAAGACGGTGGAGATAGACGAGGGTAGGCGGTTTATGGAAGACCTGGAGATGCTTAGAGCTACAGGTGCCGAGGGTGATCAACTACCAACTTTCATGGAAGAGATGAGCCCCAAATGTAGTCCGGATATGTTGGGTAGTTTTAAGATGGAAGGAAACAGTAACCCGTTAGAACAGCTAGGTTTGTACATGAAAATGGATGAGGAtgaggacgatgaagaagatgagCCACACTTTAGGCAAGGAGAAGTAGATGAGCAGACCCTTGATAGAAAAGAAAGATTCACGCTTAGTCCTCAcggagtagagagagaggaccAACTTGATAACGGAAATAAAAAACCGGCAAGTCAAAAGGCACAAGATAATGGGAACCAAGAAGATGAAAAATTTATCAACCAAAAGGAAGGAGAGGAACAAATAGAGAATGGGCCAGTTAGTCTTCACGGAGAAGAGGGAGAAGATCGGGTCGGTAGTGGAAGTGAAGGGAGAGAAGAAGTGGTGAGCGAAAAGGCACAAGATAGTGTGAACCACGAAGATGAAGAACTCATCAATCAAAATGAAGGAGGGAGAGAACAGTTGGAGATTGTGCCAGAGCAAGAAATCGGAGTTGAGGACAAGGGAGATGAAGAAGCTGGAATTGTCGACATGGTAGGGGTGGAAACTGAAGTTGTTGAGATGGTAAAGGTTGATACTGAAGAAGTTGACACGAGAGAGCAAGAGACTGAAGTAGTTGGCAATGGAGAGAAAGAAACTGAAGTTGGAGGCATGGGAGAGCAAGACAATGGAATTGAGGACAAGGGAGATGAAGAAGCTGAAATGTACAACAAAGATGAAGAAGCTGGAATTGTCGACATGGAAGGGAAAGAAACTGAAGTTGTGGACATGGTAAAGGTAGAAACTGAAGTTGTTGACATGAGAGAGCAAGAGACTGAAGTTGTGGACATGGTaaaggtagaaaatgaaattggAGGCATGGGAGAGCAAGACAATGGAATTGAGTACAAGGGAGATGAAGAAGTTGAAGTTGTGGACAACAAAGATGAAGAAGCTGGAATTGTGGACATGGGAGAGGAAGAAACTGAAGGTGTCGACATGGTAAAGGAGGTAGAAACCGAAGGTGTCGACATGAGAGAGCAAGAAGAGACTGAAGCTGTTGACAATGTAGAGAAAGAAACCGAAGTTGTCGTCAtgggaaagaaagaaaatgaaattgGCGGCATTAGAGAGGAAGAAACTGAAGTTGTCCACAAGAGAGAGGAGGAAACTGAAGTTGTGGAAAATGGAGAGGAAGAAACAGAAGTTGTCGACATGGGAGATGAGGAAACTGAAGTTGTCCAGacgagagaagaagaagaagttgtgggcAAGGGACAGGAAGTAAGTGAAAGTCTACACAAGAGAGATGAAGAAAGTGAAGTTGTGGAAGAACAAACTGAATGA
- the LOC106366193 gene encoding nucleoside diphosphate kinase II, chloroplastic, with translation MAVVGQWTLCVASPRLTPAICSSTSSPTTVNLRAELAAFRPQFRLFSRTSPSRRRLRASTSSAESGIFLPHLVASMEQVEETYIMVKPDGIQRGLVGEIISRFEKKGFKLIGLKMFQCPRELAEEHYKDLSSKSFFSSLIEYITSGPVVCMAWEGVGVVASARKMIGKTDPLQAEPGTIRGDLAVQTGRNIVHGSDSPENGKREIALWFKEGELCEWDSVLAKWLRE, from the exons ATGGCTGTGGTTGGTCAATGGACTCTCTGCGTCGCTTCGCCGAGATTAACTCCGGCAATTTGCAGTTCAACCTCTTCTCCAACCACTGTTAACCTCCGCGCTGAGTTAGCAGCATTCCGTCCTCAGTTCCGTCTATTCTCTCGTACATCTCCGTCCCGTCGCCGTCTTCGCGCTTCCACCTCCTCGGCCGAGTCAGGAATCTTCCTCCCTCACCTCGTCGCTTCTATG GAGCAAGTTGAGGAGACTTACATCATGGTGAAACCAGATGGCATACAACGAGGCCTT GTTGGAGAAATCATATCTCGTTTTGAGAAGAAGGGGTTTAAACTCATTGGACTCAAGATGTTCCAGTGCCCTAGAGAGTTAGCTGAG GAACATTATAAGGATCTTAGCTCTAAGTCATTCTTTTCTAGCCTCATTGAGTACATCACTTCAGGCCCTGTTGTGTGTATG GCTTGGGAAGGTGTGGGTGTAGTTGCTTCAGCTAGGAAGATGATTGGGAAAACAGATCCTCTTCAAGCTGAACCTGGCACTATTAGAGGAGATCTTGCTGTACAAACAGGAAG GAACATTGTGCATGGTAGTGACAGTCCTGAAAACGGAAAGCGTGAGATtg CTCTGTGGTTCAAAGAAGGCGAGCTATGCGAGTGGGATTCCGTTCTAGCTAAATGGCTAAGGGAATGA
- the LOC106366190 gene encoding heme chaperone HemW-like: MLRTTASPIFSSFTAKPRTSRLIFKAFSVLLEDTPPSARRNASTNLTTLHQGPPTSAYVHLPFCRKRCHYCDFPIIALGSSSASTTLHEEKRQEEEDDDPRITNYVNLLVREINATRTGFDANPNLKTVFFGGGTPSLVPPKLVSLVLETLSSSFGLCPDAEISMEMDPGTFGGEKLKELMELGVNRVSLGVQAFQDELLRACGRAHGVSEVYEAIEIVKSCGVGNWSMDLISSLPHQTLEMWEESLRLAIESQPSHVSVYDLQVEQGTKFGNVYTPGQSPLPSETQSAEFYKTASSMLRGAGYEHYEVSSYSKDGFKCKHNLIYWKNKPFYAFGLGSASYVGGLRFSRPRRLKEYTNYVADLENGAANWCGDGSVDLKDVATDIIMLSFRTSKGLELKEFGEAFGRKVVNSICKVYEPYVESGHIVCLDGMRREVVSDEFKKFLVGNDEVKIEDHVRYLRLRDPDGFLLSNELISLAFGVISP; the protein is encoded by the exons ATGCTCAGAACGACGGCTTCCCCAATTTTCTCGTCGTTTACAGCTAAACCCAGAACCTCGAGGTTGATTTTCAAAGCTTTCAGCGTCCTTCTCGAGGACACTCCACCAAGTGCTCGACGAAATGCGTCAACCAATCTAACAACCCTACACCAAGGCCCTCCAACATCAGCCTACGTCCACCTCCCCTTCTGCCGCAAACGCTGCCATTACTGCGACTTCCCCATCATAGCTCTTGGCTCCTCCTCTGCTTCCACCACTCTCCACGAGGAAaaaagacaagaagaagaagacgacgaccCACGTATCACAAACTACGTTAACTTGCTCGTTCGTGAAATAAACGCGACAAGAACAGGTTTTGACGCAAACCCGAATCTAAAGACTGTGTTTTTCGGCGGAGGCACGCCTTCTCTCGTCCCTCCGAAGCTTGTCTCTTTGGTCCTCGAAACGCTGAGTTCGAGTTTCGGGCTGTGTCCTGACGCTGAGATATCCATGGAGATGGATCCAGGAACGTTTGGTGGCGAGAAGCTAAAGGAGTTGATGGAGCTGGGAGTGAACAGAGTGTCTTTAGGTGTTCAAGCGTTTCAAGATGAGCTTTTGAGAGCTTGTGGTAGAGCTCATGGTGTCTCTGAAGTGTACGAGGCTATAGAGATTGTTAAGTCATGTGGAGTTGGGAATTGGAGTATGGATCTTATATCTTCTCTGCCTCACCAGACGTTGGAGATGTGGGAAGAGAGTTTGAGATTAGCTATTGAGTCTCAGCCAAGTCATGTCTCTGTGTATGATCTGCAAGTGGAACAAGGCACGAAGTTTGGAAACGT GTACACTCCAGGACAGTCTCCTCTCCCTTCAGAAACACAATCAGCAGAGTTTTATAAAACAGCATCATCGATGCTCCGTGGTGCAGGTTATGAGCACTACGAAGTCAGCAGTTACTCGAAAGACGGGTTCAAATGCAAACACAACTTGATATACTGGAAGAACAAGCCCTTCTATGCTTTCGGTTTGGGTTCAGCTAGTTACGTTGGAGGGCTGAGGTTTTCAAGGCCAAGGAGGCTTAAGGAATACACAAACTACGTCGCTGACTTGGAGAACGGCGCAGCGAACTGGTGTGGAGACGGTAGTGTTGATCTCAAGGATGTTGCCACAGACATTATAATGCTATCTTTCAGGACATCTAAAGGGCTTGAACTTAAGGAGTTTGGAGAGGCTTTTGGGAGAAAGGTAGTGAACTCGATCTGTAAAGTGTATGAGCCTTATGTGGAGAGTGGGCATATTGTTTGTTTGGATGGTATGAGAAGAGAAGTAGTGAGTGATGAATTCAAAAAGTTTTTAGTTGGGAATGATGAAGTGAAGATTGAAGATCATGTGAGGTACCTTAGGCTGAGAGATCCAGATGGTTTCCTACTCTCTAATGAGTTGATATCTCTAGCCTTTGGTGTCATATCTCCTTGA
- the LOC106366191 gene encoding transcription factor GTE10 isoform X1, whose protein sequence is MGKARKHSRGMQAVERDDFGYPRGTDSEMEEEAPVRKRSRFSLNGGDRFGVPKEVLSLSNMLRSEREHLVHRLRMELEQVRELRRKVECFSSDRVMLSPYSDLHSCSDGSRRMPTQGKKRRPLRNDKQRSKKGPSRHDVPTGSTVAALMKECQTLVDRLWSHKLGFPFRIPVDPVLLNIPDYFTVIKHPMDLGTIRSRLRNGEYSSPLDFAADVRLTFSNSMAYNPPGNQYHKMARDLSAYFESRWKTIEKKIPVMEPPVTYLTSSASLESEVPYNVPPPRKNTASVNESKLRVEPPKLVMTDDEKKKLSQDLDALEEFPQNIVDLLKEQIGNDDLSGEVEIEIDIETLSDETLFMVRKLLDDYLKDRKKSQEKSEHCEMEIAHDSGFSNSTLQPSKGDLLIDEDVDIIGGNDPPVSSHPPHKIEKDDACRNNECSSSSSSSRESGSSSSDSDSCSSSRSETDFTKASNPTSTEDKQEPGVDINGEKIVVNDSLNESCQVEHDVREKSTSMAALNVLTEEETAPLERQDSPGKRQRAALLKNRFADTIMKAREKTLTKGEKGDPEKLRIEREKFEKRLREENLRLQAEAKAVEEARRKAKAEAAEKARREREQEREAARQALQKLEKTVEIDEGRRFMEDLEMLRATGAEGDQLPTFMEEMSPKCSPDMLGSFKMEGNSNPLEQLGLYMKMDEDEDDEEDEPHFRQGEVDEQTLDRKERFTLSPHGVEREDQLDNGNKKPASQKAQDNGNQEDEKFINQKEGEEQIENGPVSLHGEEGEDRVGSGSEGREEVVSEKAQDSVNHEDEELINQNEGGREQLEIVPEQEIGVEDKGDEEAGIVDMVGVETEVVEMVKVDTEEVDTREQETEVVGNGEKETEVGGMGEQDNGIEDKGDEEAEMYNKDEEAGIVDMEGKETEVVDMVKVETEVVDMREQETEVVDMVKVENEIGGMGEQDNGIEYKGDEEVEVVDNKDEEAGIVDMGEEETEGVDMVKEVETEGVDMREQEETEAVDNVEKETEVVVMGKKENEIGGIREEETEVVHKREEETEVVENGEEETEVVDMGDEETEVVQTREEEEVVGKGQEVSESLHKRDEESEVVEEQTE, encoded by the exons ATGGGTAAAGCGAGGAAGCATTCTAGAGGGATGCAAGCTGTTGAGCGTGATGACTTTGGTTACCCGCGTGGGACGGATAGTGAGATGGAGGAGGAGGCGCCCGTGAGGAAAAGGAGTCGTTTTAGCTTGAATGGTGGAGATAGATTTGGTGTTCCTAAAGAGGTTTTGTCTTTGTCGAATATGCTAAGGTCTGAGAGAGAGCATTTAGTTCACAGGCTCAGGATGGAGCTTGAACAGGTCAGGGAGCTTCGTAGGAAGGTTGAATGTTTTAGTTCAGATAGGGTTATGTTGTCTCCGTATAGCGATCTTCATAGTTGCAGTGATGGGTCTCGGAGGATGCCTACACAGGGGAAAAAGCGTCGTCCTTTGCGGAATGATAAGCAGCGGAGTAAGAAAGGGCCATCTCGGCATGATGTCCCAACAGGCTCTACAGTTGCTGCATTGATGAAGGAGTGCCAGACGTTGGTCGATCGTCTATGGTCACATAAGTTGGGGTTTCCATTTCGCATTCCTGTTGATCCAGTTCTGCTGAATATTCCAGACTATTTTACTGTGATTAAGCACCCGATGGATCTTGGAACGATAAGAAGCAGACTGCGTAATGGGGAATACTCTAGTCCTTTGGACTTTGCAGCAGATGTGCGTCTTACGTTTTCAAATTCCATGGCTTACAACCCTCCTGGAAACCAGTACCATAAAATGGCTCGAGATCTCAGCGCATATTTTGAGTCGAGATGGAAAACTATAGAGAAGAAGATACCTGTGATGGAACCACCAGTCACGTACCTAACCAGTTCTGCTTCTCTGGAGTCTGAAGTCCCGTATAATGTACCACCACCAAGAAAGAATACAGCTTCAGTGAACGAGAGCAAGTTGAGGGTGGAACCTCCGAAGTTGGTCATGACAgatgatgagaagaaaaaactaAGCCAAGATTTGGACGCGTTAGAAGAGTTCCCACAAAACATTGTTGATCTCCTGAAAGAGCAAATTGGCAATGATGACCTATCTGGGGAAGTTGAGATTGAGATTGATATAGAGACGCTTTCAGACGAAACCTTGTTCATGGTTCGGAAACTCCTGGATGATTATCTAAAGGACAGAAAGAAATCACAGGAGAAGAGTGAACATTGTGAGATGGAG ATAGCTCATGACTCTGGATTCAGTAATTCCACTCTGCAGCCTAGTAAAG GTGATCTGCTAATTGACGAGGATGTTGACATAATTGGTGGAAATGACCCCCCTGTTTCTAGCCATCCCCCTCACAAGATAGAAAAAGATGATGCATGTAGAAACAATGAATGCAGCAGTTCGAGTAGCTCCAGTAGGGAATCAGGCTCTTCATCTAGTG ATTCTGATTCTTGTAGTTCCTCTAGGAGTGAAACAGATTTCACTAAAGCTTCAAATCCTACGAGCACAGAG GATAAACAGGAACCAGGAGTTGATATCAACGGTGAAAAGATTGTTGTAAATG ATTCTTTAAATGAGTCTTGTCAAGTTGAGCATGATGTTCGGGAAAAGTCAACCTCCATGGCTGCATTAAATGTCCTTACAGAGG AGGAGACGGCTCCACTTGAGAGGCAAGATTCCCCAGGAAAGCGTCAGCGCGCGGCTTTGTTGAAAAATCGCTTTGCTGATACCATTATGAAAGCTCGAGAGAAGACACTAACTAAG GGTGAAAAAGGAGATCCTGAAAAACTAAGGATAGAAAGAGAGAAGTTTGAAAAACGGCTCAGGGAAG AAAACCTACGGTTACAAGCCGAGGCCAAAGCTGTTGAAGAGGCTAGGAGGAAAGCCAAGGCAGAAGCTGCAGAGAAAGCAAGGAGGGAAAGAGAGCAAGAGAGAGAAGCTGCACGACAAGCCTTACAAAAG CTGGAAAAGACGGTGGAGATAGACGAGGGTAGGCGGTTTATGGAAGACCTGGAGATGCTTAGAGCTACAGGTGCCGAGGGTGATCAACTACCAACTTTCATGGAAGAGATGAGCCCCAAATGTAGTCCGGATATGTTGGGTAGTTTTAAGATGGAAGGAAACAGTAACCCGTTAGAACAGCTAGGTTTGTACATGAAAATGGATGAGGAtgaggacgatgaagaagatgagCCACACTTTAGGCAAGGAGAAGTAGATGAGCAGACCCTTGATAGAAAAGAAAGATTCACGCTTAGTCCTCAcggagtagagagagaggaccAACTTGATAACGGAAATAAAAAACCGGCAAGTCAAAAGGCACAAGATAATGGGAACCAAGAAGATGAAAAATTTATCAACCAAAAGGAAGGAGAGGAACAAATAGAGAATGGGCCAGTTAGTCTTCACGGAGAAGAGGGAGAAGATCGGGTCGGTAGTGGAAGTGAAGGGAGAGAAGAAGTGGTGAGCGAAAAGGCACAAGATAGTGTGAACCACGAAGATGAAGAACTCATCAATCAAAATGAAGGAGGGAGAGAACAGTTGGAGATTGTGCCAGAGCAAGAAATCGGAGTTGAGGACAAGGGAGATGAAGAAGCTGGAATTGTCGACATGGTAGGGGTGGAAACTGAAGTTGTTGAGATGGTAAAGGTTGATACTGAAGAAGTTGACACGAGAGAGCAAGAGACTGAAGTAGTTGGCAATGGAGAGAAAGAAACTGAAGTTGGAGGCATGGGAGAGCAAGACAATGGAATTGAGGACAAGGGAGATGAAGAAGCTGAAATGTACAACAAAGATGAAGAAGCTGGAATTGTCGACATGGAAGGGAAAGAAACTGAAGTTGTGGACATGGTAAAGGTAGAAACTGAAGTTGTTGACATGAGAGAGCAAGAGACTGAAGTTGTGGACATGGTaaaggtagaaaatgaaattggAGGCATGGGAGAGCAAGACAATGGAATTGAGTACAAGGGAGATGAAGAAGTTGAAGTTGTGGACAACAAAGATGAAGAAGCTGGAATTGTGGACATGGGAGAGGAAGAAACTGAAGGTGTCGACATGGTAAAGGAGGTAGAAACCGAAGGTGTCGACATGAGAGAGCAAGAAGAGACTGAAGCTGTTGACAATGTAGAGAAAGAAACCGAAGTTGTCGTCAtgggaaagaaagaaaatgaaattgGCGGCATTAGAGAGGAAGAAACTGAAGTTGTCCACAAGAGAGAGGAGGAAACTGAAGTTGTGGAAAATGGAGAGGAAGAAACAGAAGTTGTCGACATGGGAGATGAGGAAACTGAAGTTGTCCAGacgagagaagaagaagaagttgtgggcAAGGGACAGGAAGTAAGTGAAAGTCTACACAAGAGAGATGAAGAAAGTGAAGTTGTGGAAGAACAAACTGAATGA
- the LOC106366188 gene encoding protein GET4-like, with the protein MSRERSRRELPPVQEHIDKLKKVVEEGNGYGALQMYKSISARYVTAQRFSEALDILFSGACVELEHGLVNCGADLAILFVDTLVKAKSPCNDESLDRIRCMFKLFPRVPVPPHLVDVSDDEDVHNLQESLGEARSRVDNLTSFLRAAIRWSAEFGGPSTGYPELHAMLADYLYTECPELDMVRISRHFVRAEDPEKFATMLINFMGRCYPGEDDLAIARAVLMYLSMGNMKDANILMDEIKKQAETLSESDLIQFITYLLETLQRDALPLFSMLRAKFKSCIDREPLLNELLDEIAERFYGVQRKNPLQGMFGDIFKMMG; encoded by the exons ATGTCGAGAGAGAGGAGCAGACGTGAATTGCCTCCCGTCCAAGAG CATATTGATAAATTGAAGAAAGTGGTAGAGGAAGGTAATGGCTATGGAGCTTTGCAGATGTACAAATCCATCAGTGCCAG ATATGTTACGGCTCAGAGATTCTCTGAAGCTCTTGACATCCTCTTCTCTGGGGCGTGCGTTGAGCTAGAGCACGGCCTGGTGAATTGTGGGGCCGACCTTGCTATTTTGTTTGTTGACACACTAGTTAAAGCCAAGTCACCTTGTAATGACGAGTCTCTTG ATCGTATCAGGTGTATGTTCAAGTTGTTTCCTCGGGTTCCTGTGCCACCTCATTTGGTTGATGTGAGCGATGATGAAGATGTGCATAATCTTCAGGAATCTCTTGGGGAAGCTAGATCACGGGTTGATAACTTGACTTCCTTCTTGAGAGCTGCTATAAG ATGGTCTGCGGAGTTTGGAGGGCCAAGTACAGGGTATCCTGAGTTGCATGCTATGCTGGCTGATTATCTTTACACCGAGTGTCCTGAACTT GACATGGTTCGAATATCACGGCATTTTGTTAGAGCCGAGGACCCTGAGAAGTTTGCAACTATGCTGATCAACTTCATGGGAAGG TGTTATCCTGGTGAAGATGACCTTGCCATTGCACGAGCAGTTCTCAT GTATTTATCTATGGGGAACATGAAAGATGCAAATATTCTGATGGATGAGATTAAGAAACAAGCAGAGACCCTTTCAGAATCAGACCTTATCCAATTTATCACATATCTTCTGGAAAC GTTGCAGAGGGATGCCTTGCCTCTTTTCAGTATGTTAAGAGCGAAATTTAAGTCTTGCATAGATAGAGAACCACTGCTTAACGAG TTGCTGGACGAGATTGCAGAGAGATTTTACGGAGTGCAGCGTAAGAATCCTTTGCAAGGAATGTTTGGAGACATCTTCAAG ATGATGGGCTAA
- the LOC106366194 gene encoding adenylate kinase 4, with the protein MADLEDVQTVDLMSELLRRLKCSQKPDKRLIFIGPPGSGKGTQSPIVKDEFCLCHLSTGDMLRAAVASKTPLGLKAKEAMDKGALVTDELVVGIIDEAMNKPRCQKGFILDGFPRTVAQAEKLDEMLKKRGTGIDKVLNFAIDDSVLEERITGRWIHPSSGRSYHTKFAPPKTPGVDDITGEPLIQRKDDNAEVLRSRLAAFHSQTEPVIDYYAKKAVLTNIKAEKAPQEVTSEVQKALS; encoded by the exons ATGGCGGATTTGGAAGATGTTCAGACCGTGGATCTCATGTCTGAGCTCCTCCGCCGTCTCAAATGTTCACAAAAGCCCGACAAACGCCTCATCTTCATAG GACCTCCAGGGTCAGGGAAAGGTACTCAATCTCCAATAGTGAAGGATGAGTTTTGCTTGTGTCATCTATCCACTGGAGATATGTTAAGAGCTGCTGTTGCTTCCAAGACCCCTCTTGGTCTCAAGGCCAAAGAAGCTATGGACAAG gGAGCGCTTGTTACTGATGAATTGGTGGTTGGTATAATTGATGAAGCCATGAACAAGCCAAGATGTCAGAAAGGTTTTATCCTTGATGGGTTTCCCAGGACTGTTGCTCAGGCAGAGAAG CTAGACGAGATGCTTAAGAAGCGAGGAACTGGAATCGACAAAGTTCTCAACTTTGCTATCGATGACTCAGTCCTGGAGGAAAGAATAACCGGGAGATGGATCCACCCATCTAGTGGCAGGAGTTACCACACCAAATTCGCGCCTCCCAAAACCCCTGGAGTTGATGAT ATTACCGGAGAGCCTCTGATCCAACGTAAAGATGATAACGCTGAGGTTCTAAGGTCAAGACTTGCAGCTTTTCACAGTCAAACTGAACCG GTGATTGACTACTACGCAAAGAAGGCTGTTCTTACAAACATCAAAGCCGAGAAGGCTCCCCAAGAAGTTACATCAGAGGTTCAGAAAGCATTGTCCTGA